TCTACATGCTGCAGATTTCTCTGCACAAATAAAGCTCACCATGTCGACCTGACAACTGATGGTGAAAAGCCTTAGAGCAAAATGGTACTGTGTTACCTAATTAATAAGTTAGATAAATGATTGTCTTTTTTTCGTGTTCCTTTAATTGTTTAAAAGCACTTGTTTGACATAATTGAACAATACGTGATATTTTGAGCACCTGCTGACGGGTAATTGTTTGCAAGCTAATCAAGCACCTCTTCAGGCAAAGATCGCAAGAGACAAAGAAGAGCTTTTGCCACCTATCATATTGACCATTTTTTTCGGGTATCATGTTGACCTTCTACCTCTGAACTAATTGGAACAAAGATATGGGCATCAATAGATATGAGCACAATTAGTTTAGTCACAAATGTGAAGCAGGTCAATACGGAGATGAACACATATAGTGCCCGATGTCCAAAAAATGTGTTACATTGTTGCACACAAAGCAAGGCCGAAGCAACGATATTTTACTTCTAATAAGCTACTGTAGTATTTATTCACGATATTTTTTCATCTGAGAGATTCAGGGAAATTTCTGCGGGTGTAGTGGCATACAATCAATGTCCAACAAAGTAATAAGTTCTTAAAAATAACCTTTTTGGATGAGTAACAACGACCTATTTAACATGACAAATATTTCATCTTTACATCGGTGTTTGTTATCATATTCGAACAGACATGAAAAAGAATCACTTGACAGTAAATCACTCAGCTCAAAGGCTAGATGTGCCAGAGCAGATAGAGGAGGAAGGAGAGACTAGGGACTCACCCATGTAGTGGTAGCTGATGATGGAGTCGTGGGAGCCGATGCCGTCGTCACGGGGCAACAACCCCGTCATCTCATTGGCGCCATAAGCAAGGCGGTGCACCACCACTGCCAGGTCACCTTGCGCCACAGGGGGACTTCCCGGTGGTGATGTTGAGCACCTATGTGGGCATCCTAACAGAGCCCATCACCAACAGCTGCATGACTCGTTGTTAATGGTCATCTCAACCTCTCAATGGTgatctgcttgagaacatccaaggAGCTGACAAGGTCGATCACCCTCTTGTGCACCCGCATCTCAAAGCTGTCCTAGCTGTTGGTACCTGATTAGCAAGCAAGACAATATTGTTAGACCaagatttaaaaaaattatatgatAACAAACTTCAGCAGAAGCACGGGAACAAACAACTAATTTCTGAGCGGTTGAACTTTACCACACAAAAACTCAACAAATGATAAAAAAATCAGCTTGAGAATCATAATATTTCATCTCAAAGATGTGACCCAAGAAGGTTAAGAGACGTCTAAGGCAACCTTTAATTCAATCATTGTGAAGACACTTGTTCAAAGTAGTTAAAACAGAAAATGAGCATGCTATATGTCTATCAACTAATAGTTTGCTGGCCATGGAACGGAAATCCATGGTTCATATATTTTTCCTATCAGGTGAAATTATGGTCCTTATCTTAACTCATGCTAAGAATTCCTTATCATTTCTTCGTGGTTACAAGTGATAAAGCAACTAGCCAAGGAAATAGTTGACTAGTTTACCCGAAGAAGAAGAAAACATAAAAAGGAAGCAACCTGACAAAACCATCAATTACCCGCATAACCGCATAACTAGCCGGAGAGCATATCATGAGTTTATCTACACGAACATAAGTGTTTTGCAATTTGGACCTGCAACAGAAGTAGATATAATCATCATTTCACTATTGACTAACCAATAGAAGGACATCCTAATCCTTTCACTACAGACCATGGGGACATACAAACTTCCCTTACCTCACTAGCTTTGAAGTTTATGAGTTATCTTGATTTCCACATGCATATGTATGTGAACGTACATAATAAGACGGACCTATATATGTGAGATGTGGTATAACTCCAAATTTAGCAACTTTGTGCTATGCTTACTGCTTGTTTCCCCTTCCATTGTTGATGAGTATAACTCCAAATTCAGCAACGATGTGCTATGTTCCTTCATCCTGTAGTAAATAGGGAGCAGTCCATTGAATCAAATCCACGCATCAAAAGCCCAAAAGGTTAAATCCATGGGGCTACACACTTCAGACGGAGAGGGGAGGAGCGAGACCATACGAGGGAGAGAGATCTTACCCAAAGCCTGAACCTAGAAGCTGCATGTGGATTACAAAGTGGTTGGTGCTCGAACTGATGACGCCGCTCGCCAGGAACCCAACCCTGAAAGCTTCTAGGCGAGGTAGGTGGAAACGGAGATGGGATTGGACATCACGAGCAGCAGCACCTTCAGGGAGTGCTTCGCCACAGCCAACATGGTCTTCCAGTACAAGGCATCGCTCCTCTGCAGCAGGTTGAGCCCCATCTTCCCCGAGATCTGCCTAACGCCCCCCGTGACGACGAGGGTTCGAGCAGAGAGAGCACCTGGTCGGAGGAAGGTTCAGGCGTGGGGGAAGGCGGCGTGGGACGGCAGGCCAGCAGGTGCGGGAGTGGCAGGGAGGTGCGGGGGCGCGACGGAGAGGCCGGCGGCGGGAGCCCAGGGCGGCTGGCATGGGGAATGAGGAAGGGGAAACTAGGGATTTGGCTCGCGCGTGTGGTGACTTCGCTGTAGAGGGGGAAAACTTTGCGGGCTTGGGCCAAATGTGGGCGCTAACTTTAACTCCTGCGCGCGCGCACAGGCCCAATTGTAACAGACGGTTGGTCGGCATTATTTCCCGACCGACGAAGTGACGGGCACAAGAGCTTTCCCGACCGATCGTTCGATAGTGAATATTTTCATATTCCCGACCGATTGTCTGTTACTGTTCGCATGTTTCCTCTACCGACTGTCTACCACAAGTTTTTTACCAACAGTCGGTCGGCGATACTGACTTTTTCCAACACACGTCTGTAGGGAATGCAGTGTCGTGATGTAGTGAAGAGCCCTTTCACAGACTTGAACTTTGAATTGAAGCATTCTGCAAGGttactggtcacataatctactttgCAGATTTCGTTGAATTTGCTGCTTGACCACACATTGCCATGACGtgcatccatgtactccttcacaagaggattttgagcatacaacactctcaaatggtgttcatgcttccttttgctgcatgtgtatgatgctggccataagttctcatcataaactttacctttgaacttctttttgaaattatgcgctaggtgtcgcatacattccctatgctccactccagggaatacaatttccactgcactctctaaacccttgcaagcattTGTGTGTATAGCTAAACCTGGGGGTGTGCCTATAATGTTGCGCAACTGCTGCAGAAACCAGACCCAATTTTCCTCAGACTCTGCCTTCACCACACCAAATGCAACTaggaatagccagttgtgtccatcaactgcagaagctactactagctgtcctctccatcttccagtcaaatgtgtagcatctacagccaaatagggcctgcaaccatctagaaacccctgccagcaagccttgaaacaaacaaaagcccttctgaaccactccttctgaaatgacttcccttttattttgaatggaactgtatgcttgtcaatctctacaacactccctggacttgccatctccacttcagctttgaaagtgtaaagcagctgaaaactgtcattccattgaccattaattctgttaagagccttttccctagcattgaaaattctcatgtaaggaatttctatcttgtacttctcaaaaagCTTCCCATGGAGTGCTGTTGGACCAAGTACAAGTTCTTCTCTCAGCCAATCCAATAtagcatctgccacccacctagtttttgctagcttggttttggccttcccccctccccctccaggtggACAGGTGTGCTTGTGTGGGTTTTTCTTTATCTGAAACAAAATAAAAGGGTAAAAAAACAGTTAAGAAACCTTACTCAATGATCTGAAACTAAATTACTAACTGAACTTGGATTACCTGAACATATTTGCTCTTTCTCATACGAGATGCATGCAAGTTCCACCTACACCTAGGATATGGACAAAAAACTGTGAACCTTGCTGGCTCACTCCTTTTAATCTTATAGGTGTTttcagatataatgcaccatgttgtCACTGCATTCCGACAGTCCACCATTGATTGGAAAATGGTACCTACACTAAGCTCGGGTTTTTCCCggttccactcaattgttggcatgtcatcaccatCGTATTCATCCTCGATTAAGTTGTCCATGTTCTCCACCTTCTCTTCATCGTCAGTGTCATCAAACCTAGCTTGGCTGATGGGCTCCTCCATATATTCGTCATCCACTACTTGCTGACTGGCTACATCGACCAGTTCAGGAAACATcatctcgtcttcatcatcatttgtAGGCACTGCCTCGTCAGGTTCTACATCTTCTTCTACACCAACTGCAGAAGGTACACGAGAAGCAGCAGCTGAATCGGAACCAAAATTGGCAGCAGGCATGTTGTGGCTCCATGAACCACTTGCTTTACTTGGTGTCGACCTACAAGGAGTGCCGGGGTGCTGGCTATTAGCACAGATAGATGATGTCTGAACTCCCTTCCCCTTCGCCCGTTCTGCGCATGGCTGAATCACATCGATTTGGAGTTTACCGAATCGGCAGCCAGCAATCCCAACAAAAAGCAACGACATATGATCGTTGCAAGTTAGTGGGAGAAATCTTTGCTCGTCACTGCTGAAGTAATTCAGTTCAACAACATCGGCATCACTCCAGGGATAGGTGTTTTGGAGCTCAGCTCGCAAATCTTTGAAAGATATGCTGGTTTCTACCACTTTGGGATAGAAAAATGATGAAATCAAATGCGGTTTAGTACCACGCAGCACACTAGTTTCCATTCTAATCGCCAGCCGGAAAGCCAGCGCGGGATCAATCCTATTTTGTTGGGGGAAGGAAACAAAGGCTTCAGTTAGCCGGGTAAAATCGAGCACAAATTTGAACGattcaagcaaacagaagtcaaATATGGCCTACAATACGACTTAGAATGTCAATTCGAGAGGaaacaatgcttacccaggtttaATCCATGAATTATCTGCTGCGGATTCGACCCAATCCTCTCCACGGTCGACTGCATTCCGGGCGTCCTCACTCAGCATCGCTATGTAATCCCAGATGGGGAGGTGGGCTATATCTGGCGCACACGCGGCATCGCCGACGAACGGAATAGGGCATAGGATGGAGGAAACAACTGCGGTGGATGCGACACGACACCGGCGAAGGGGGCAGGACGGCGCGATGCAGTGCGGCCTGTCTAGATCTGTTTCACATTCAGACAAGCTGCCCAATACGTGTCTCCTTGCGGTCCCACACGTCAGCAAGCAATAGTCAGACAAAGATTCGGCCCCACTCGTCAGCAATTAACGGTCAATGGACGGTCAAGACGGCAAACACCCGCTATGAGCATTTGTGAGAGTTTTAGCTAAGGaagaggggaaaagtgagcaaacgtTTGGAGCGTGGGAAAAAGTGAGCAcatctaaggaaccaggggcactaatttaaatatccctttttaataagagggtgatgactcaacataaaagtaaatagataggcccttcgcagagggaagcagggatttgtaaaggtgccagagctcggttttaaaatagaggtgaataatattttgagcggtatactttcattgtcaacataacaaccaagagatggcgatatcttccatgctacagacattataggcggttcccaaacagaatggtaaagtttatactacccctccaccaacaaacatcaatccatggcttgctcgaaacaacgagtgcctccaacatacatcaggtcccagggggagttttgtttgcaattattttgatttagtttgcataaagcatgggactgggcatcccggtgaccagccctttatcttgtgagtgaggagcggggtccactcctcttgagaataacccacctaacatggaagatacagacatccctagttgatacatgagctattcgagcatataaaacaagatgattatttgaaggtttagagtttggcacatacaaatttacttggaacggcaggtagatatcgcatataggaaggtatagtggactcatgtggaataactttggggtttaaggagtttggatgcacaatcagtattcccgtttagtacaggtgaaggctataaaaagactgggaagcgaccaactagagagcgacaacagccatgtacatgcattaaaattaataaacgttggatgcaagtatgagtaggatataatccaccatgaacataaatatcatgaaggctatgttgatttgtttcaactacatgcgtgaacatgtgccaagtcaagtcacttaaattattcaaaggaggataccaccctatcataccacatcataaccattttaatagcatgttggcacgcaaggtaaaccattataactcatagctaatcaagcatggcataagcaactatgatctctaattgtcattgcaaacatgtttattcataacaagctgaatcaagaacgatgaactcatcatatttacaaaaacaaaagagatcgagttcataccagctttctcatctcagtcaatccatcatatatcatcataattgcctttcacttgcacgaccgaatgatgtgaatagtaataagagtgcacgtgcattggactaagctggaatctgcgagcattcaataaacaggagaagacaaggcaatatgggctcttttgtcagataaacaataatgcatataagagccacttcaacaatttaaccaAGGTCTTTTCCTACTGAcccacaaagaaaagaaaagaaataaaactatttacacgagaaagctcccaacaagcaaaagaagaacatgaaatatttttgggttttctttttaattactactacagcatggaaagtaaattaattaaaagtcacaactaattttttttggtttttttcttaaggttcatcaaacacacaagaagaaagcataaaagaaaataaactatcatggatgatacaatgaaaaagtatgagcaccgacatctggaaATGAGTGtgcgtgaacataaatgtaatatcggtgagaaatacgtactcccccaagcttagacttttggcctaagttggtctatggccacggctgtctggccgatatccataataatagttgttggggtcgtactgtgatgaggaagaagaaggctccgattaccactggttggcaatcatctccggatcccactgataactagattgtcgtgaaggatcaaattgtggttccagttctggctcctcggctggtgcagggttccggtaggcgtggatagccgtcaacagaacaaggtacttgcctacagtcaaatcaaacaaagcaggagcaggcaaggtaatagtctcaggacgatgtttattaaagaacaattgatatttaagctctcctgccctattcttaacaataaaatcatgcgccACCAGAGTGTGGCATTGTAGTGCACGGGCTTGCCTGGTCTCAGAATCTAGACGAATGTCACAAGTCCAGTTGGTGTCAGATCGTGCATTGAACGTAAATACGTGACCTTATAATACAGAAGCAACAGTGCGCTATGGTGTGGGGACACGCACGCTAACGATTGAACTGACGGGACTGTCACCAGAAATTCCGGTCATGTACCATAGGTACATAATGATGGAAAACGGCTGTACCATGACCTGAGTGGCGAGATGGCACGGGGAAAAAAGTTCGTCCACACTGGTCCGCCTGTCAGGATCTCTTTCGCCCGGAATTAGGATCGGAGTAAAAGCGCCTACCAAATATGACGGGTCCACATACTGGGTTGTCTGGTTGGGGGTTGGATTGTTCTTTGCATTTGCTCTCGTCTGAGCGGCGACGAGGAACTATTCATGGCGTATGTGGCGGCGACCGGACCCGGGCTGGAGTTTCTATCAGATCCGGTTGATAGGTATGGATGTTTTCTTCTCTCGTCTAGATGAAGTGTCTATCGACATCAAGCACCTCGTGGTCTTACTGAAACTGCCGATTTTGGTGACATAGATTTCCTGTCCCCCCGCTCGGCGGCGCCGATTTGCCTCCTAATTCTGTGGATGTTCCGGATCTGCTTGAACAAGCAGGCGGATCCAGTATTGGTGGGGTTGGAGAGCACCTACCAATGGTGCAACTCGATTTCAATGGCGTTTGCCCGAGCATGAGCGTGTCGGCGATAGAGTCACAAAAGTCGACAGGGGAACCTGACCCTGAAGCTCCCGGCTGGACGAAGAGGTCATCCTTTAACTCATATACAAAGACACTGCTATCTGGAGTTAGTGCGTGGTGTAATATGCTgtgtgcgggttctgcccatgtgtGGCGATTAATATGCTTGAGCTCGTCATCTGAATGATATTGAAATTCCGTACAGGGTCCGTGTTGGCCGGGCTCCAACAGAACGTCCGCCATGTCCTGGAAGAGTTTTTGCTCTTGAGAAAACAATCAGAGGATATGCTGAGAAGAAAACTGATATTGTGGTTGTGCCCGAGGTTGGAGACAATTTTGATTCGCTGGGAGAGGCATACGACTTCTATAATCTTTATTCCTGGGAAATAGGATTCAGCATAAGATATGGCAAAAGCAGGTTAAATGTAGAAAGAACAAAGTGCATGCAGGAAATAGTCTGCGGCTGTTCGGTACGTAGATATCTTGATGTAAAAAGAAGTAGCAAAAATAGCTATGATTGATCAGCTGATGAACTGGTTGACTGGCTCATGTTTTGTCTCTTGCAGGGCAAGCCAAAAAAGTCTAATACTCGGTCATGCCGGTGTGAATGTCCAGCAATGATCAGATTACTGAGAAGCAACGACAATGGCTGGTACATTAGTGAGCACAGACCATCTCACAACCACTCACTTGCAGATTAGTGTGGTGAAAAGATTTACTGGCCATCTCACAAGCATATCGACATTTACACTCGAGATCTCATCAGACAGTTGCGAGAGAACAACATAAGCATAGGAAAGGTATACAACATAATTGGTAGTTTCTTTGGCTCCATGAGTAATGTGCCGTTCAGCAAAAGAGCACTCAGAGGGCTGTGTGGAGAGATTAGTAGGGACCAAGCTGATGACAATGTTAGGAAAACAATGGAAGTTTTTGCGGAGCTGGGGGCTAAGGATTCGGGCTTATACTACAGGGTGCAACTAGATGCTGACAGCCGAATCAGGAACTTGCTGTGGTCCACAGGCGCCAGTCGAATGCAGTACCATTATTTTGGCGATGCAATAACATTTGATACAACATATCGGACAAATCTGTATGACATGCCATTCGGCCTTTTTGTTGGTGTCAACAACCACTTTCAGAGTGTTATTGTCGGAGGAGTCCTGATACGTGATGAGACAATAGAGACATTTGAGTGGGTGTTCACTGAATTCATAGCTGCCTCAAACTGTGCTGACAGGTACTCCTTTTAACTTGTGTCAGAAAACCTACAAAAATAAATGCATCATTATAGAATTTCATGATAAAAAATTCCAACACTCATGTTTCTGATAAAAAATTCCTTTTTACATATGTACACAGATCAGTGCAGATCTATGGAGATCGCAATAAAGAATGTACTGCCAAGTTGCACACACCGTTGGTGCAAATGGCACATGCTTAAGAAGGCAAAGGAAACTTTTGGTCGATACTACACTAAGCATAGCAACTTTAGAGCAGATTTCCATAAAATAGTTCATCACATGCTGACAGAAGACGAATTTGAAAATGCATGGAAGATGTTAATAGACACGTATGGGCTCCAGAAGAACAACTATCTCATTAATCTATATGAGGTTAGGGCCAAGTGGGCAAAACCTTAtttcaaaggcaaattttgtgcgaAGATGACAAGCACGCAGAGAAGTGAGAGTGCAAATCACATGCTGAAAGCATATGTCCCAGCGAGCTGTCCTATGCACTTATTCGTCCACCAATACATGAAACTACTGTTTGACCGTGAAGCAGTCGAAAACTATGAGGAACGACGAACAAAAATAGTAAGTTCTGAATCTTCCATGTTACAGTTAAATTGTTTCATTCTGGTATTAATAATATAAATCCCTGAATTTTTTTGTTATCAGACAGCTCCAGTCATGAGGCTGAACAAACCTCTGGAACAGCATGCCAGCACTGTTTACACGAGAGCTATGTTCGAAAAGTTTGGTGACATCCTCTACGAAGGTGGCCAATACAGGGTGGAGGAAGTTGAGAATAAAGTAAAATACTTAGTACATCGGTATCATCCAGAAAGATATGAGAAATGGTGTCGGGTTGTGCATGTCGTCCACGTAATTGATGCAGGTGCACATGTGTCCTGTGAATGTGGTAATTTTGAACATATGGGTATCCTGTGCTGTCATGCTCTTAAGGTAAAAAAATTATTCGGAAATATACAAAACTACTTATGTAGACATGCCAAAGAGATTGATTTCCACATGACTTATGTATCTTAATGGACAGGTACTTGAGTTCATGGGTTTTACTGAGATCCCCGCAAAGCTCATACTGAAGAGGTGGACAAAAGATGCAAGAGATGTGCTTCCAGAACATCTAGCACATCTACAGAAGGATCGGATATCAGCGAATTCAATAACTTTCAGGCACCCCAACCTCTACATGCACGCTATGGAGGTTGTAAGGCTTGGTGATGCAAACACAAAAGCATACGATAAGGCCATGGATTTGTTGAAGGCAGCAATGCAAGAGCTGTCACCTATAGCTGCCATTCGAGATGGGCTTGGCCTAGAAGACAAAGTGAAGGAAATTAAAGCAGCACCAAAAGATCAAGCTACTCTGAAAGGACATGGCTGTGGATATGGAAGTGATGCAGAAGGCAGTGGTATTGGCAATTTGTTGGGACTAACAGCTCCTGTGCACAAGCGCAAGCCTGGTCGACCTACCAACAGTAGGGACAAACCTCCATACAATGACCGGGGAGCAAAAAACAAAAAGCCTAAGAATAGTAAGAAAGTGGATGCTGAAGGTGGGTGCGGAACAAGCAAACGAACCAGGTTTTGTAGCATATGCCGAGAACCAGGGCACAAGAGTACAACTTGCCCACAACGAGGCGACATGCCTCCAAAGCAAAGGAAGGAAGCTAAGTGCACCAACTGTGGAGTAGGCGGTCATCGAAAGAACACATGCAACAATCCAAAAGTTGTgcttcatgttgtagaaaatgctGGGCTTTGCTTAGCTGGATAGATCCTTCTGTGTGTTTTAGGGCAATGTTTTTTCTTGTGTGCTGAAAGTTTTCGTAGCACCATCTGTAAGACCGTGTTATAGCTTTTTTTCCGACTGTTGTTCAACTATGGTGACCTCCGGTCTTCAATGTATTTTAAGGTTCAAATCCACATATGTGCGCGCCTGCCTCCCCACTCATTCTTAAAATGGTGCCAAAAAATGCTAATACAATCCTTTAACTCATCTAACTCAGCTACGTATCTGCAAACACATACAAAAAACAGAGCAAACCCAAATTCAATCT
The sequence above is a segment of the Triticum dicoccoides isolate Atlit2015 ecotype Zavitan chromosome 1A, WEW_v2.0, whole genome shotgun sequence genome. Coding sequences within it:
- the LOC119286274 gene encoding protein FAR1-RELATED SEQUENCE 8-like, which encodes MAYVAATGPGLEFLSDPVDRFPVPPLGGADLPPNSVDVPDLLEQAGGSSIGGVGEHLPMVQLDFNGVCPSMSVSAIESQKSTGEPDPEAPGWTKRVRVGRAPTERPPCPGRVFALEKTIRGYAEKKTDIVVVPEVGDNFDSLGEAYDFYNLYSWEIGFSIRYGKSRLNVERTKCMQEIVCGCSGKPKKSNTRSCRCECPAMIRLLRSNDNGWYISEHRPSHNHSLAD